A stretch of Sinimarinibacterium sp. NLF-5-8 DNA encodes these proteins:
- a CDS encoding DUF3742 family protein codes for MNATPRTTKAERAGRWLGRAWRGLARQEARAIQWLGGKGLPAGVARLLFWIVKLVVFGVLLYAAFWLALLIAFALIAAWLVRNADLDEEKQPELRDGHSGIGWYNKDDLRIDMGDPDDP; via the coding sequence ATGAACGCGACGCCCCGTACCACAAAAGCAGAACGCGCCGGCAGATGGCTCGGCCGTGCGTGGCGTGGCCTTGCACGGCAAGAGGCCCGTGCCATCCAATGGCTGGGGGGCAAGGGACTGCCGGCCGGCGTAGCACGGCTGCTGTTCTGGATCGTGAAACTCGTCGTGTTCGGCGTGCTGCTGTACGCAGCGTTCTGGCTGGCCCTGCTGATCGCGTTCGCGCTGATCGCAGCCTGGCTTGTGCGCAATGCCGACCTGGATGAAGAAAAGCAGCCTGAACTCAGGGATGGCCACTCGGGCATTGGCTGGTACAACAAAGATGACTTGCGGATCGACATGGGTGATCCAGACGATCCGTAG
- a CDS encoding conjugal transfer protein TraG N-terminal domain-containing protein, with the protein MTLYTTDYLEYYLTLVAWIINNGIWNVLVASGIFALPFLAIVVQEWLKARAEGADEGNKGVLSSMRIENRVWVAIVVIMFAGIPFIPLDLSTIQFDRTRSTQCQVNVPLPSETNWSASFTTINNQSAHVPVWWFFMHSLSKAVTGAAVAAIPCGTDLRQMRMEIDSTRIADPVLAQEVADFTHDCYGPARARLFMSRPTLSEEQMNDVTWIGSRFFLDTAGFYDTYRSRGPRDAWPYDDARDAGLAEVSSGGGYPSCRQWWLDSGDGLRDRLLAQVDPSLLSRLGQWAGFLSQAQADDSVIRAIASPRHQVMNQGHVYTDYGGQIGMTLPNVATRAVSDLGLTVGSIGMFPAMDVVRQALPMILSFLKMAMVICIPLVLIFGTYDLRTVVTVTAVQFALFFVDFWFQLARWIDSTILNALYGWHSPHSNFNPLMGLNNAFGDMLLNFAMAMMFIILPGFWVIALTWAGIKTGGIVGGLATGSMDAKSAGGSGSRIAMAAATKGAAK; encoded by the coding sequence ATGACCCTCTACACCACGGACTATCTTGAGTATTACCTGACACTGGTTGCCTGGATCATCAACAACGGCATCTGGAATGTGCTGGTGGCCAGCGGCATCTTCGCGCTGCCGTTCCTCGCCATCGTCGTGCAGGAATGGCTCAAGGCCCGTGCGGAAGGCGCGGACGAAGGCAACAAGGGCGTGCTCTCGTCCATGCGCATCGAGAACCGCGTGTGGGTGGCGATCGTGGTCATCATGTTCGCCGGCATTCCCTTCATTCCCCTTGACCTGAGCACCATCCAGTTCGATCGCACGCGCTCGACCCAATGCCAGGTCAATGTGCCGCTGCCCTCGGAAACGAACTGGTCCGCTTCGTTCACGACGATCAACAACCAGAGTGCCCATGTGCCAGTCTGGTGGTTCTTCATGCACTCGCTGTCCAAGGCCGTCACCGGCGCCGCCGTGGCGGCGATCCCCTGCGGCACGGACCTGCGGCAGATGCGCATGGAGATCGACAGCACGCGCATCGCCGACCCGGTGCTGGCCCAGGAAGTCGCCGACTTCACGCACGACTGCTACGGGCCGGCCCGCGCCAGGCTGTTCATGAGCCGGCCGACACTCAGCGAGGAGCAGATGAACGACGTGACCTGGATCGGTTCGCGCTTCTTCCTGGACACGGCCGGCTTCTACGATACGTATCGCTCGCGCGGACCACGCGACGCCTGGCCCTATGACGATGCGCGCGACGCCGGCCTCGCCGAAGTATCCAGCGGTGGCGGTTATCCGAGTTGTCGGCAATGGTGGCTGGACAGCGGCGACGGACTGCGTGACCGGCTGCTGGCCCAGGTCGATCCGAGCCTGCTGTCCCGGCTCGGCCAGTGGGCCGGCTTTCTGAGCCAGGCCCAGGCCGATGATTCCGTGATTCGCGCCATTGCCTCACCACGGCACCAGGTCATGAACCAGGGGCATGTCTACACCGACTACGGTGGGCAGATCGGCATGACGCTGCCCAATGTCGCGACCCGCGCCGTGTCGGACCTGGGGCTGACGGTGGGATCGATCGGGATGTTTCCGGCCATGGACGTGGTGCGCCAGGCGCTGCCCATGATCCTGTCGTTCCTGAAGATGGCGATGGTCATCTGCATTCCTCTGGTGCTGATCTTCGGCACCTACGATTTGCGGACGGTGGTCACGGTGACCGCCGTGCAGTTCGCGCTGTTCTTCGTCGATTTCTGGTTCCAGCTCGCCCGCTGGATCGACAGCACGATCCTCAACGCGCTCTACGGCTGGCATTCCCCGCACAGCAATTTCAATCCGCTGATGGGGTTGAACAACGCATTCGGCGATATGTTGCTGAACTTCGCGATGGCGATGATGTTCATCATCCTGCCCGGATTTTGGGTAATCGCCTTGACTTGGGCAGGAATCAAAACGGGCGGTATTGTTGGCGGACTGGCCACCGGCTCCATGGATGCGAAGTCGGCCGGTGGTAGCGGCTCACGTATCGCGATGGCGGCTGCAACTAAGGGAGCCGCGAAGTAG
- a CDS encoding integrating conjugative element protein, protein MSMSSHSHPFTMTRLARSILFAGILAAMSNPLWAQTSVNDYGVHHRGSVIGDDVLYSIGGGRAVSMGPVGQMQHLGVGIGWNSNLICGDMSITTTLQNQLNGITNGFQTIMSQVIQNATAAVASLPALIIQRADPGLYNLLTNGILQARLDFDRSKLTCRAIANRMADAAGGQLGWDQLAEGMALKQAVASTDAVSAIEQAETSRGNDGVPWVGGSNAGGAGQNPIRVVSDVTRAGYNLLNGRGATDTAPIDSITCGNRLSCQTWPSPEAATDWATRVLGEQEHRTCDGCLKTQATAGVGLTPLIQEEYETRLEALRDLVTGASATTFENLEAAGSTSLPITRGVIEALRDEPDQDVLARRLASEVALASVLEKALLLQRTLLAGRKEPNVAANQLAQGAIAHESGLLEQEINNLKTELDLRRELAANSPMAIIQRHGTRSAGSRGIYQGDTERDRLDAIQRPQNPGNPP, encoded by the coding sequence ATGAGCATGTCCTCGCATTCACATCCTTTCACCATGACGCGGCTGGCGCGCAGCATCCTGTTTGCCGGCATCCTGGCCGCGATGAGCAACCCGCTGTGGGCGCAGACCAGCGTCAATGATTACGGCGTGCATCATCGCGGCAGCGTCATCGGCGATGACGTGCTGTACAGCATCGGTGGCGGCCGGGCGGTGTCGATGGGGCCGGTCGGCCAGATGCAGCACCTCGGTGTCGGCATCGGCTGGAACAGCAACCTGATCTGCGGCGACATGAGCATCACCACCACGCTGCAGAACCAGCTCAACGGCATCACCAATGGCTTCCAGACGATCATGAGCCAGGTGATCCAGAACGCCACGGCGGCCGTGGCGTCGCTGCCGGCACTCATCATCCAGCGCGCCGATCCCGGTTTGTACAACCTGCTGACCAACGGCATCTTGCAGGCACGGCTCGATTTCGACCGCAGCAAGCTCACCTGCCGCGCGATCGCCAACCGCATGGCCGACGCGGCGGGCGGTCAGCTCGGTTGGGATCAGTTGGCCGAAGGCATGGCGCTCAAACAGGCCGTGGCCAGCACCGATGCCGTATCGGCCATCGAACAGGCCGAAACCAGTCGCGGCAACGACGGTGTGCCCTGGGTCGGCGGCAGCAATGCCGGCGGCGCCGGACAGAATCCCATCCGCGTGGTCAGCGACGTGACCCGCGCCGGCTACAACCTGCTCAACGGCCGCGGCGCGACCGATACCGCGCCGATCGACAGCATCACCTGCGGCAATCGCCTGAGCTGCCAGACCTGGCCTTCTCCCGAAGCCGCCACCGATTGGGCAACCCGCGTGCTGGGCGAGCAAGAGCACCGGACCTGCGATGGCTGCCTCAAGACCCAGGCCACCGCCGGCGTCGGCCTGACGCCCCTGATTCAGGAAGAGTACGAGACCAGGCTGGAGGCGCTGCGGGATCTGGTGACGGGTGCCAGCGCGACCACGTTCGAGAACCTGGAAGCGGCCGGCAGCACTTCACTGCCGATTACGCGCGGCGTCATCGAGGCGCTGCGCGACGAACCGGACCAGGATGTGCTCGCGCGGCGTCTGGCTTCCGAAGTCGCGTTGGCCAGCGTGCTGGAGAAGGCCCTGCTGTTGCAGCGGACGCTGCTCGCCGGCCGCAAGGAGCCCAACGTCGCGGCCAACCAGCTCGCGCAGGGTGCCATCGCCCACGAAAGCGGTCTGCTGGAACAGGAGATCAACAACCTCAAGACCGAACTGGACCTGCGGCGCGAACTGGCGGCGAATTCGCCGATGGCGATCATCCAGCGGCACGGTACGCGCAGCGCCGGCTCGCGCGGCATCTACCAGGGCGACACCGAGCGCGATCGCCTCGACGCCATCCAGCGGCCGCAGAACCCCGGCAATCCGCCATGA
- a CDS encoding TIGR03756 family integrating conjugative element protein, with protein sequence MKLSRRAWRTGMASVLLGTAASAFALNTATITGSVLSPDCLSYRVQGICYWLYCTLTGCTVRTSVKVQHYIPDAVVSSYSNTGENPWVEVRAMSMPNPTAQGGGDGTTNEEHENNLAKFKNADVIGHPGATIFSEFVSQLGYSCAGAGTAFMPYLLSTLDTVAWRYNIPESVYPEALIPGMREIGTRTGLNLWGNVYPRGGFLHHVDDYKAAAVVAQRAGDIVTRRGQVHVYQPLLANASAGYWPAGALVESDASTGKWQELTPRLSSSCAVFPHNNARIQAQQGDYAWALWRPYSCCQRRGQVFLGSTDFN encoded by the coding sequence ATGAAGCTATCCCGCCGCGCATGGCGCACCGGCATGGCGTCCGTCCTGCTGGGCACCGCCGCTTCCGCCTTCGCACTCAACACCGCCACCATCACCGGCTCGGTGCTGTCGCCCGATTGCCTGTCCTATCGCGTGCAGGGCATTTGCTATTGGCTGTACTGCACACTCACCGGCTGTACGGTGCGCACCTCGGTCAAGGTGCAGCACTACATTCCCGATGCCGTCGTGTCGAGCTACTCGAACACCGGCGAGAACCCCTGGGTGGAAGTGCGGGCGATGAGCATGCCGAATCCCACCGCTCAAGGTGGCGGCGACGGCACGACGAACGAAGAACACGAGAACAACCTGGCGAAGTTCAAGAACGCCGACGTGATCGGGCATCCAGGCGCCACCATCTTCAGCGAGTTCGTCAGCCAGTTGGGTTACTCCTGCGCCGGTGCGGGCACGGCGTTCATGCCGTACCTGCTGAGCACGCTCGATACCGTGGCCTGGCGCTACAACATCCCCGAGTCCGTGTACCCCGAGGCACTGATCCCTGGGATGCGCGAAATCGGCACGCGCACCGGCCTGAATCTCTGGGGCAACGTCTATCCGCGCGGTGGTTTCCTGCATCACGTGGACGACTACAAGGCGGCCGCCGTCGTCGCCCAGCGTGCCGGCGACATCGTGACCCGGCGCGGCCAGGTCCATGTCTATCAGCCGCTGCTTGCCAATGCGAGCGCGGGCTACTGGCCCGCAGGTGCCTTGGTGGAAAGCGATGCCTCCACGGGAAAGTGGCAGGAATTGACGCCTCGGTTGTCATCTTCCTGCGCGGTCTTCCCGCACAACAACGCCCGCATCCAGGCGCAACAAGGCGACTACGCTTGGGCACTGTGGCGCCCGTACTCCTGCTGCCAGCGGCGCGGACAGGTGTTCCTGGGCAGCACGGATTTCAACTGA
- a CDS encoding TIGR03757 family integrating conjugative element protein: MAAAAMAHAAAADVRVFTDRHHAVEVPAGIHVVELDAPARIEAELAANLPADPAQAAAIVRQRLHDGGAPLQRRLADAYQGVTDAWSLGVTRIPAVVVDRRYVVYGETDVSRALARIEEYRRAQP, from the coding sequence ATGGCCGCAGCCGCGATGGCCCACGCCGCAGCGGCGGACGTCCGGGTATTCACCGACCGGCACCACGCCGTAGAGGTGCCCGCCGGTATCCACGTCGTCGAGCTGGACGCGCCGGCCCGCATCGAGGCGGAGCTGGCCGCAAACCTTCCCGCCGACCCGGCACAGGCGGCCGCGATCGTCCGGCAGCGGCTGCACGATGGCGGCGCACCGCTCCAGCGACGCCTGGCCGACGCCTACCAGGGCGTGACCGATGCCTGGAGCCTAGGCGTCACCAGGATTCCCGCCGTGGTCGTCGATCGGCGCTACGTCGTCTACGGCGAAACCGACGTGTCGCGCGCGCTGGCGCGCATCGAGGAATACCGGAGGGCGCAGCCATGA
- the radC gene encoding DNA repair protein RadC — translation MNPSDTVADGASSALVRYASIHEDPLIRQAIGVLEERLFKHGTELTSPASVREYLWLKLASEALEVFAVVFLDSQHRVIAFEPMFHGTIDGASVYPRAVLKRAIEHNCSAVIFAHNHPSGVTEPSHADKAITTRLKSVLELVDVRVLDHFIVGEGTPFSFAEAGLL, via the coding sequence ATGAATCCGTCCGATACCGTCGCCGACGGTGCATCATCAGCGCTCGTCCGGTACGCGAGCATCCACGAAGATCCGTTGATCCGGCAAGCCATCGGTGTGCTGGAGGAACGTCTATTCAAACACGGTACCGAGCTAACCAGCCCGGCCAGCGTGCGAGAATATCTATGGCTGAAACTCGCCAGCGAAGCACTGGAAGTCTTTGCCGTCGTGTTTCTCGACTCGCAGCACCGCGTGATCGCTTTCGAGCCGATGTTCCACGGCACCATCGATGGCGCCAGTGTGTATCCCCGCGCGGTCCTCAAGCGGGCGATCGAGCACAATTGCAGCGCGGTCATCTTTGCCCACAATCACCCTTCGGGCGTGACCGAGCCGAGCCATGCCGACAAGGCAATCACGACCCGATTGAAATCGGTTCTCGAATTGGTGGACGTTCGTGTTCTGGACCATTTCATCGTCGGTGAAGGAACGCCTTTTTCCTTCGCGGAAGCCGGCTTGCTGTAG
- a CDS encoding DsbA family protein has translation MRAPSLLTHTPRRYLGPMLAGIAVLLVLLAWSLGRSPHTGDPASAEAAASAGPPWRYGRIDARFTLIEYADLECPYCQAYFPVLKRWIDANPDVNWQWHHLPLPMHEPAATQSARLAECAGETGGREAFWNTVAWIYQHTHGSGRGLPPGIQPSGATPELHECLASARPDAVIRAQAKEAALAGITATPMLRVIDNRTGQALLLPGAVEGDALLSAIDLLTSSGDEPAMTETLPEIPEMPADNVSDMPR, from the coding sequence ATGCGCGCGCCAAGCCTTCTTACCCACACGCCACGACGTTACCTGGGACCGATGCTGGCCGGGATCGCGGTGCTGCTCGTGCTGCTGGCCTGGTCGCTTGGACGCAGCCCACACACTGGAGATCCGGCATCCGCCGAGGCTGCCGCGTCGGCAGGCCCGCCGTGGCGCTACGGTCGCATCGACGCGCGGTTCACGCTGATCGAGTACGCCGATCTGGAATGCCCGTACTGCCAAGCCTACTTTCCTGTGCTGAAGCGCTGGATCGACGCCAATCCCGACGTGAACTGGCAATGGCACCATCTGCCGCTGCCGATGCACGAACCAGCCGCCACGCAATCGGCACGCCTGGCGGAATGCGCGGGGGAAACCGGCGGGCGGGAAGCGTTCTGGAACACCGTCGCCTGGATTTACCAGCATACCCACGGCAGCGGTCGGGGCCTGCCGCCCGGCATCCAGCCGTCCGGCGCGACGCCCGAGCTGCACGAGTGCCTGGCCAGCGCACGGCCCGACGCCGTGATCCGGGCACAGGCCAAGGAAGCCGCGCTGGCCGGCATCACCGCGACCCCGATGCTGCGCGTAATCGACAACCGCACCGGCCAGGCATTGCTGCTGCCGGGTGCCGTCGAAGGCGATGCCTTGCTGTCGGCCATTGATCTGCTGACGTCATCGGGCGATGAGCCGGCGATGACCGAAACCTTGCCCGAGATACCCGAGATGCCTGCTGACAACGTCAGCGACATGCCCAGGTAG
- a CDS encoding conjugative transfer ATPase translates to MAWSLPWPRKPVPASEESEAQQADAWERHVADLKAHGIPEPGTRLDPKHRPATQADEQALYDVAPSFVDLLPWVEYLADAKSLLLEDGESVAAFFELTPIGTEGRESDWLWQARDALENALQDSFDELDEQPWVVQLYAQDEADWTNYLNVLRDYIQPRAQGSAFSDFYLRFFAHHLRAITKPGGLFDDTTVTRLPWRGQTRRVRMVVYRRAPGASHRRGQSPEQALATVCDRLVGGLANAGVKARRLGAADIHAWLLRWFNPNPSLLGATAADRERFYQLAAYPEETNEGDVELASGTDFSQRLFFGQPRSDVANGIWFFDNMPHRVMVLDRLRTPPATGHLTGETRKGGDACNALFDQMPEDTVMCLTLVATPQDALEAHLNYLGKKAVGETLASEQARQDVQQARSLIGSSHKLYRGALAFYLRGRDMAELDARGLQLANVMLNAGLLPVREEDEVAPLNSYLRWLPCFYDPARDRRQWYTQLMFAQHAANLAPVWGRNQGTGNPGITFFNRGGGTVAFDPLNRRDRQMNAHLFLFGPTGSGKSATLNNILNQLVAIYRPRLFIVEAGNSFGLFGEFAQRLGLTVHRVKLAPGAGVSLAPFADAWRLVDTPSQVRTLDADALDEEQEPEDASSESDEQRDVLGELEITARLMITGGEDKEEARMTRADRSLIRQCILDAAHRCAPEKRTVLTEDVRDALRERASDSALPEARRARLLEMADAMDMFCQGLDGEMFNRPGTPWPEADITIVDLATFAREGYNAQLSIAYISLINTVNNIAERDQFLGRPIVNVTDEGHIITRNPLLAPYVVKITKMWRKLGAWFWLATQNLDDLPKAAEPMLSMIEWWICLSMPPDEVEKVARFRELNPAQKALMLSARKESGKFSEGVILSKSMEVLFRAVPPSLYLAMAMTEPEEKAERYQLMRQYGIGELEAAFKVAEKIDRARGIEPLPLDALG, encoded by the coding sequence ATGGCGTGGTCGCTGCCGTGGCCGCGCAAACCTGTGCCGGCATCCGAGGAATCCGAGGCACAGCAGGCCGACGCCTGGGAACGCCATGTGGCCGACCTGAAAGCGCATGGCATTCCCGAGCCCGGCACCCGCCTCGATCCGAAACACCGGCCCGCCACTCAGGCGGACGAACAGGCCCTCTACGACGTGGCGCCGTCCTTCGTGGACCTGTTGCCGTGGGTGGAATATCTGGCCGACGCCAAGAGCCTGTTGCTGGAGGACGGTGAATCGGTGGCGGCGTTCTTCGAGTTGACACCGATCGGCACCGAAGGACGCGAAAGCGATTGGCTGTGGCAGGCCCGAGACGCGCTGGAGAATGCCCTGCAGGACAGCTTCGACGAACTCGACGAACAGCCGTGGGTGGTGCAGCTCTACGCCCAGGACGAAGCCGACTGGACGAACTATTTGAACGTCTTGCGGGACTACATCCAACCGCGCGCACAGGGCAGCGCGTTCAGCGACTTCTACCTGCGGTTCTTCGCGCATCACCTGCGGGCCATCACCAAGCCGGGCGGCCTGTTCGACGACACCACCGTGACCCGCCTGCCGTGGCGCGGCCAGACGCGGCGCGTGCGCATGGTGGTCTATCGTCGCGCGCCGGGCGCTTCACACCGTCGTGGCCAATCGCCCGAACAGGCCCTGGCAACAGTGTGCGACCGGCTGGTCGGCGGTCTCGCCAATGCCGGCGTCAAGGCGCGGCGCCTGGGCGCGGCGGACATCCACGCCTGGTTGCTGCGCTGGTTCAACCCGAATCCGAGCTTGCTGGGCGCGACGGCTGCCGATCGTGAGCGCTTCTACCAGTTGGCCGCCTACCCCGAAGAAACGAACGAAGGCGACGTCGAACTCGCCAGCGGCACGGACTTCTCGCAACGGCTGTTCTTCGGCCAGCCACGCTCCGACGTGGCGAACGGCATCTGGTTCTTCGACAACATGCCGCATCGGGTCATGGTGCTCGACCGGCTGCGCACGCCGCCGGCAACCGGACATCTGACCGGGGAAACGCGCAAAGGCGGCGATGCCTGCAACGCGCTGTTCGACCAGATGCCCGAGGACACTGTGATGTGTCTCACCCTCGTCGCCACGCCGCAGGACGCACTGGAAGCGCATCTGAACTACCTGGGCAAGAAAGCGGTCGGCGAAACGCTGGCGTCCGAGCAGGCCCGGCAGGACGTGCAGCAGGCACGTTCGCTGATCGGCAGTTCGCACAAGCTCTACCGTGGCGCGCTGGCCTTCTACCTGCGCGGGCGCGACATGGCCGAACTCGATGCGCGCGGCCTGCAACTCGCCAATGTCATGCTCAACGCCGGCCTCCTGCCCGTGCGCGAGGAGGATGAGGTCGCGCCGCTCAACAGTTACCTGCGCTGGCTTCCCTGCTTCTATGACCCGGCCAGGGATCGACGCCAGTGGTACACCCAGCTCATGTTCGCGCAGCACGCGGCGAATCTCGCGCCCGTGTGGGGGCGCAATCAGGGCACCGGGAACCCCGGCATCACCTTCTTCAATCGCGGTGGCGGCACCGTCGCCTTCGACCCGCTCAACCGGCGCGACCGGCAGATGAATGCCCACCTGTTTCTGTTCGGCCCGACCGGCTCGGGCAAATCGGCCACGCTCAACAACATCCTCAACCAGCTCGTCGCGATCTACCGGCCCCGGCTGTTCATCGTCGAGGCGGGGAACAGCTTCGGTCTGTTTGGCGAATTCGCCCAGCGCCTTGGCCTGACGGTGCATCGGGTGAAGCTCGCGCCCGGCGCCGGGGTGAGCCTCGCGCCTTTCGCCGATGCGTGGCGTCTGGTCGATACGCCCAGCCAGGTGCGGACGCTGGACGCCGATGCCCTGGACGAGGAACAGGAACCCGAAGACGCATCGAGCGAAAGCGATGAACAGCGCGACGTGCTCGGCGAGTTGGAGATCACCGCCCGCCTGATGATTACCGGCGGCGAGGACAAGGAAGAAGCGCGCATGACCCGCGCCGATCGCAGCCTGATCCGCCAGTGCATTCTCGACGCGGCGCATCGCTGTGCGCCGGAGAAGCGCACGGTGCTGACCGAGGACGTGCGCGACGCCCTGCGCGAGCGCGCCAGCGATTCCGCGCTGCCCGAAGCCCGGCGCGCTCGCCTGCTGGAAATGGCGGACGCGATGGATATGTTTTGCCAGGGACTGGATGGCGAAATGTTCAACCGACCCGGCACGCCATGGCCGGAGGCCGACATCACCATCGTCGATCTGGCGACCTTCGCACGCGAGGGCTACAACGCGCAGCTTTCCATCGCCTACATCTCGCTCATCAACACTGTCAACAACATCGCCGAGCGGGATCAATTCCTGGGGCGCCCCATCGTCAACGTCACCGACGAGGGTCACATCATCACCCGCAATCCATTGCTCGCCCCTTACGTCGTCAAGATCACCAAGATGTGGCGCAAGCTCGGCGCCTGGTTCTGGCTGGCAACGCAGAACCTGGACGATCTGCCCAAGGCCGCTGAACCGATGCTGTCGATGATCGAGTGGTGGATCTGCCTGTCGATGCCGCCCGACGAAGTGGAGAAGGTCGCGCGCTTCCGCGAACTCAATCCGGCGCAGAAGGCGCTGATGCTGTCGGCGCGCAAGGAGTCCGGCAAATTCAGCGAAGGCGTGATCCTGTCGAAGTCGATGGAAGTCCTGTTCCGCGCCGTGCCGCCGAGTCTCTACCTGGCCATGGCGATGACTGAGCCCGAGGAGAAGGCCGAGCGCTATCAGTTGATGCGGCAATACGGCATCGGGGAGCTTGAGGCCGCCTTCAAGGTCGCGGAGAAAATCGACCGGGCTCGCGGCATCGAGCCATTGCCGCTCGACGCCCTCGGTTGA
- a CDS encoding TIGR03751 family conjugal transfer lipoprotein gives MSRIWIERLAVVLMVITLAGCATSKEKLLTHGDQTMLDIWNQETGGPAGGGRASRELLDARQTLRRPLTDTDVQAAPGVQARYTRTAQNEIYRQFHRLPNPDLVMYVFPHLAGSDPVPVPGYSTVFPLYQRVQYALPGERVEDY, from the coding sequence ATGTCCCGGATCTGGATTGAACGGCTCGCCGTCGTGCTCATGGTCATCACACTGGCCGGCTGCGCGACCAGCAAGGAGAAGCTGCTGACCCACGGCGACCAGACCATGCTCGACATCTGGAATCAGGAAACGGGCGGACCAGCGGGCGGCGGCCGCGCATCGCGCGAGCTGCTGGACGCCCGGCAAACCCTGCGGCGGCCGCTCACCGACACGGACGTGCAGGCCGCGCCCGGCGTGCAGGCCCGCTATACCCGCACGGCACAGAACGAGATTTACCGGCAGTTCCACCGCCTGCCGAACCCCGATCTCGTCATGTATGTGTTTCCCCACCTCGCAGGCTCCGATCCGGTGCCGGTGCCCGGCTACAGCACGGTGTTCCCGCTCTATCAGCGCGTGCAGTACGCCCTGCCGGGCGAGCGCGTGGAGGACTATTGA